The proteins below come from a single Mugil cephalus isolate CIBA_MC_2020 chromosome 7, CIBA_Mcephalus_1.1, whole genome shotgun sequence genomic window:
- the inhbab gene encoding inhibin subunit beta Ab, protein MYSVFAGFLLVALCLLVDASPTVSPSPEVNVALHLQEEGPSSDCPSCSLSQMKRNLSSSGGQSEMVEAVKRHILNMLHLSARPNLTQPVPRAALLNAIKKLHVGRVAEDGSVEIQDENQGPGDSTAVEPPSEIITFGEPGLSPNTVTFDISKEDGVSPLVDQANVWIFVKASKGNRLKGKVMLRLLWLHPDEDSNEKEECVSEKMLDTHRSGWHTLAIPRSIQSLLDGGGRSLSLRVSCPLCADAGVSPVLTPADGERGTGRDQSHRPFLMVAVRVREETLRRVKRGLECDGKIHICCKRQFYVNFKDIGWSDWIIAPSGYHANYCEGECPNHMASLGSSSLSFHSAVINHYRMRGYSPFQNTKSCCVPTRLRAMSMLYYNEEQKIIKKDVQNMVVDECGCS, encoded by the exons ATGTACTCTGTGTTTGCTGGGTTCCTCCTGGTGGCCCTCTGTCTTCTTGTCGACGCCTCTCCGACAGTTTCTCCGTCTCCAGAAGTGAACGTGGCATTGCATCTCCAGGAAGAGGGCCCCTCCTCAGACTGTCCATCTTGTTCTCTGTCTCAGATGAAGAGGAATTTGTCTTCATCAGGAGGTCAGAGTGAAATGGTGGAGGCTGTGAAACGTCACATTCTCAACATGCTTCACCTGAGCGCTCGGCCCAACCTGACCCAGCCGGTCCCTCGCGCCGCACTGCTCAACGCCATCAAGAAGCTGCACGTTGGGCGAGTGGCCGAGGATGGTAGCGTGGAAATCCAGGACGAGAACCAGGGACCTGGGGACTCAACGGCTGTGGAACCACCTTCTGAAATAATCACCTTTGGAGAACCAG GGCTCTCTCCAAACACAGTCACCTTTGACATCTCCAAGGAAGATGGCGTCTCACCCCTGGTGGACCAGGCCAACGTTTGGATCTTCGTGAAGGCCTCGAAGGGAAACCGTCTGAAAGGCAAAGTGATGCTGCGACTACTGTGGCTTCACCCTGATGAGGACAGTAATGAGAAGGAGGAGTGTGTTTCAGAGAAAATGCTGGACACCCATCGGAGCGGCTGGCACACTCTGGCCATTCCTCGCAGCATTCAGAGTTTGCTGGATGGCGGCGGCCGCTCACTCAGCCTGAGGGTTTCCTGTCCTCTGTGTGCCGACGCTGGAGTCTCGCCTGTCTTGACGCCTGCCGATGGCGAACGAGGGACCGGACGAGACCAGTCTCACCGACCCTTCCTCATGGTGGCTGTACGAGTTCGAGAAGAGACTCTCAGGCGAGTAAAACGAGGCCTGGAGTGTGACGGGAAAATCCACATTTGCTGCAAACGGCAGTTTTATGTGAACTTTAAAGACATTGGTTGGAGCGACTGGATTATCGCTCCATCCGGTTACCATGCCAACTACTGCGAGGGCGAGTGTCCAAACCACATGGCCAGCCTCGGAAGCTCATCCCTCTCCTTCCACTCGGCAGTTATCAATCATTATCGCATGAGGGGCTACAGTCcatttcaaaacacaaagtCTTGCTGCGTGCCGACAAGGCTGCGAGCCATGTCAATGCTCTACTACAACGAGGAGCAGAAGATCATCAAGAAGGACGTCCAGAACATGGTTGTAGATGAGTGTGGCTGCTCATAG